catggcgaaaccctgtctctactaaaaatacaaaaattagctgggcgtggtggcgcgcacctgtagtctcagctacttgggaggctaaggcagagaattgcttgaacccgggaggcggaggttccagtgagccaagatcgcgccaccgcactccagtctgggcgacagagcaggactctgtctcaaaaataaataaataaataaaaataaacataaaaaaataaaaatataaaaaactagctgggtatggtggcggacacctgtaatcccagccacttaggaggctgaggcaggagaatcgtctgaacccgggaggcagaggttgcagcagtgagccgagatcacgccactgcactctagcctgggcaacaagagcaaaacttcgtctcaaaaaaaaaaaaaaaaaatgcagccaggcgcggtggctcacgcctgtaatcccagcactttaggaggccaaggcaggtggatcatgaggtcaggagatcgataccatcctggccaacatggtgaaaccccgtctctactaaaaatacaaaaattagccgggtatggtggcacgtgcctgtagtcccagctacttgggaggctgaggcaggagaatcgcttgaacccgggaggcggaggttgcagtgggccgagatcgcgccactgcactgcagcctagcaacaagactccgtctaaaaaaaaaaaaaaactgcatcacCACCCTgctgtatgctttttttttttttttttagacagcgtttcactcttgttgcccaagctggagtgcaatgatgtgatctcagttcactggaacctccacctcccgggttcaggcaattctcctgcctcagtctcccaagtagctgggattacaggtgcgcgccaccacacccagctagttttttatatttttaatagaaacagggtttcaccatgttagtcaggctggtctcgaactcctgacctgttatccactcgccttggcctcccaaagtggtgggataataggcatgagccactgcgcccggcctgctctATGCTTTCTAGCCCCCATCCCTGACTGACTTTTCTCCTTGGTGTTTACAGCTGTTGATATGCTATATAAtctgtgtatttgtttattaACTGTCTTATCCCACTAGAATAGAAGTTCCAGAGGACTGGGATACAGGGGCTTCTGTCTGTTCATTCACTGCCACATCCAAGTTGCCTACAACTGTGCCTgccacacagtaggtgctcaataaatatttggtgaaagaaTGGATGaagaggccaggcgaggtggctcatgtctgtaattccagcactctgggaggctgaggcaggtggatcacttgaggtcaggagttcgagactagcctgggtaacatggcaaaacctcatctctactaaaaatacaacaattagctgggcgtggtggtgtgtgcctgtaataccagctacttgtgaggctgaggcaggagaatcgcttgaacccaggaggtggaggctgcagcgagctgagatcccgccattgcactccagcctgggtgacagtgagactccgtctcaaaaaaaaaaaaaaaagaatggatgaaGAATGAGTTCCAGACAAGATAAGCCCAAGCTTCCAGCATGGAGGGGTTTGGGTTCGAGCTTGACTTGCTAGGCCTGGAGTTATGAAATCTCAGAGCTACTGGTCTAAGCTCTGAGCTTCCCCAGGTGTGGCTAGCAGGTAGGAGGGCTGCTTACCTCTGAGGGGCATGGCTCCTGCGCAGCCCTGCCAGCATGTCCAGCTCCTGCATGCTGCCACGGCTGACTGAGGCAGTGGAGTTGGCAAGGCGGATGGCGCGGCGCTTGGCCCTGCGAGGGCAGCAAGAAGACAGCAGGCTTCCGGGTCCCACTGGCTGGGAAGACACAGAGGTGCTACGGCTGGTGCGGCCACCCGGCGAGACGGCTCCCAGGGCTTCACTGAAGGTGAGCTCATCTGTGAACTCATGGCACTATGGGCAGAAGGGAGGCAGGGTCACGGGGCATCCCATGGGAGCTGATCCCACCCTCAAGCCTTTGCTCAGGCTGTTTTCTCCTTTCTGGACATtgttccctcttcccttcccttgcccatTCTTCAAGGCTTGGCTCTCCTGTAGCCTCTTCCAGGAAGCTCTGTGTGATTTCCACAATTTGTAGTGAGCCTCCCATCCAAGGGAGAGAGCTGGCATGGCCGCAGAGGGACCCCCTCTATTCTGCTATATCACCTCACATTAGGCCTCACCGTTGTCTTCTCTAGACAGTGCAGCAAGTGGTGATGTTGCTGTTCAAAGGCAGAACGGTTCCTGACACAAAGAGCCTGTTCCTCGCCACTGCCGCTGTCCTGGAGTAGATGGAGCAGAGCGATAAGGGCAGCACCTTCCTCCCCGTTATGGCTCACCCCAACCCTATCCAGGCCCCGACCCACCTCAAGGCCCCCATTCTGCTTGTACTGCAGGAAGGCATTGGTGGTACCACTCTTTGCCAATCGGATCCTTGCCAAGCGCACCTTCTGCAGAGAGAGGAGATAAAAGGTCAGGTGGGTAAGCCCCAAAGTAGACTGGCTTGGGGTGTGGGGAGTAGGAGGTGCTCGGATGGAAAGTGCGGTTACCTGCTGTGCTCGGCGCTTGTCAGCCCGCTGGTTCTGGTGGTAGATGCGGCTAAAGTTGGACACAATGACTGGCACAGGCAGGGCAATGACCAAGACGCCACTGAGTGAGCAGATGGACCCGAAAATCTTGCCAGCAATGGTGCTGGGCACCATGTCTCCGTAGCTGGAGCGAGGGGAGGTAGGCCAAGGTCAGGAAAAGTGCCCACCTACCTTTCAGTCCCCCACTCCATCCCATCTAATCCGGactagctctgtgaccctggCCAGGCACTCAAACCTTCTGAGTCCCTCAGTTTCTTGCTCTGTAAAATGCTGGGTGGCCAAGTGAGAAATGGGCCTGGCCCTCAACCCCTACCATCTGCTGCCCCTGTCCAAGCTACATACCAAGCACCTGAGTCAGCTAGAAATCTATGAAAACCAAGCAGAGGGGAGCATGAGGAAGTCACAGGCAGTGAACACAGCCTCCTGGGGAGAGAGTCCCAGCACCACAGGCCAGCCGAAGGGCTTCAAGTCCCGGGAGGAGTGTTTTGTTGGTTTTGGCTGCCTCTGTCTTACCTGCTCTAGGTAGGACCCCTTTTCATTCCCCTATAGGGGAATCCTTGAAAACTGTCCACATATGACAAAACAGGGAGGAGCCTTGAAACCCTCCTGCCTTTCTCCATGCCACCCACCTCCCACAGAGACAGAGCAGAGCCAACCTTACTAACTTGTTCACAGAGAGCTCCCCTGAAGATCAGGGAGATTCTGTAACTGACTCGCCCAAGATCACACTGCATACTCTTGTTCTGACCGCAGAACCAATCAGAACTCCTCCAGAGAAACACAGCCTCTGCAGTCTTCAGCCTCTAAGCCTTTTCTCAGGCTGTGCCCTAGGATGGCTGTTCCTTATTTCGGTATTTTCACTCATTTTAAGCATTCAGGACTCTGCTCAAAAGTCTTTCCAACTTGGCCATTGCTGGCTCTGTGATGTGTCATCTCAGAGCGTGTCCTCAACTGTGAGACATGGGCAGCCATCCACCAtcacagagttgttgtgaggacttGAATAGAGTAAAAGCCATCAAAATACTCAGTTCCAGCCCACTGTCAGCGCTCAGTATTTGTTTGTCAGTCTGATCCTGGACCTCCAACCAGAATTGGGGTTTCTACGCTTTAGAAACCCcaaatcaacttttttttgtacctctatgaagaaactgagcaaACCCAATTCATTCAGTCATTCCTTCAACAGATACTGAGCACCAACTGTATACCCAATCCCAGTGATGGAAACTTAGAGAAGGATCACAGCATCTGCCCTAGACAGTATCTTTGGAAAGCTCATGagttcgatgattccatttgatactTTTATCCCAACTCTGTTTCTTCTGCAGGGATcgacaaaaaaataataataataaaaatgctgaaaacatcTTGTTCTGGGAAACATCAAGGAATCACAAAGGCTCAGAAGTAGTGCCCCACACAGCAGACAATTCTAGAAGGTTGGGAGACATGGGTCCCCAAAACAGAAAAAGGTGCTAGAAAGCCAACACCTATGTATCCTGCACCAGAAACATTCAGAGAACTTTCACAACTATGATGTCATTGAATCCTCTCTAGATGATGAAGGGATCAgcatttcccattttacagaggggaaaactgaggccaTGAGAAAACGACATCAACAGAAAGAGAGCAGCTAAGACAATCCTTGAACCCAAGTCTCCTGACCTAGAAAATCAAGGCATTGTCAGAGCTGGGAGGGATCTGAAGAATTAAGTCCAGCTCCCTCAGTTtgtacagatgagcaaactgaagctcaaaaagagaaagaggccaggcgcggtggctcacacctgtaatcccggcactttgggcggccaaggcgggcggatcacctgaggtcaggagtttgagaccagcctggccaacgcggtgaaaccccgtctctactaaaaatacaaaaattagctgggcatggtggcgtgtacctgtaatcccagctacttgggagtctgaggctggagaatcacttgaacccaggaagcagaggttgtagtgagctgagatcttgccactgtactccagcctgggcgacagagtaagactccatttaaaaagaaagaaagaaagagatcatTCCTTTAAACTTCCTAATTTTACAGAAAGGGTGAGTGTAATCGGGCAGCCCCCAACGCAGAGTCCACACTCACCCAAGCGTGGTCATGGTGACAATGGTATACCAGAAGGCCGCAGGGATGCTTGTAAAGTTGGTCTTGTTTGTGCCCTTCTCAGCATAAAACATGACAGTGGCAAAGATGATGATGGCCATGGTtagggaaaagaggagaaagcCCAGCTCAGAGGCACAGCTCTTGAGTGTGTAGCCCAGAATCCTCAAGCCCTGTGAGTGCCTGGAGAACTTGAAGATGCGAAACACCCGGAACACACGCAGGGTGACAAAGGCGCCAGAGACATCGTCGTTCTTGGGCACCAAAAGCCCAATGTAGTAGGGCAGGATGGCCACCACGTCGATGAGGCTCATGACACTCCGCAGGAAGCGGCAACGGCTGGGGGCGGCAAACAGCCGCAGGAGGTATTCACCTGTGAATATGAGTACACAGGCTGTGTCCATGCAGAAAAAGGCCTGTGGGAAGCGTTCGCCACAGGGCTGCTCCCTTGAGGACCTGCGTGCAGAGCCGCGGCATGGGATGGTCTCCACCACATTGGCGATGACCGACACGGCGATGAAGAAGCCGGTCACATAGTAGAAAACGAGGGCTGCGGTGCTCGTGTGTGGATTCTCGAAGGCCCGCCAGAGCCGCTGCCGCAGGGAGCTGCCTGCTGGCAGGGCTGGGCCGTCCCCGGCCTGCTCTGCCTCCTCATCCTCTGCCAGGCGCTCGGCATTCTCCTTCTTTCGGTCCCGATACTCTTCAAGGCAGCAGTCACCGACTAGCTCGGGAACCAGGCCGTAGAAAGCCAGCTCTTCGTCGAAGGCCTGGATGCACTCCTGCCGTGGGCAATGCAGCCGCCCCGTTCGGTAGAAGTTCAGCACATGGCGGAACATGTCAGGGTCGCGATCGAAGAAGTACTCGCCTGAGTCAGCATCGTAGAAGAATTCCTTCTCCGAGCTGCCCAGCAAGGTGTCTGGGTAGCGGTCCAGCGTATTCTTCCAAGTCTCAAAGCGCCGTCCGCTCACGTTCACCACCA
This genomic stretch from Homo sapiens chromosome X genomic patch of type NOVEL, GRCh38.p14 PATCHES HSCHRX_3_CTG3 harbors:
- the KCND1 gene encoding A-type voltage-gated potassium channel KCND1, encoding MAAGLATWLPFARAAAVGWLPLAQQPLPPAPGVKASRGDEVLVVNVSGRRFETWKNTLDRYPDTLLGSSEKEFFYDADSGEYFFDRDPDMFRHVLNFYRTGRLHCPRQECIQAFDEELAFYGLVPELVGDCCLEEYRDRKKENAERLAEDEEAEQAGDGPALPAGSSLRQRLWRAFENPHTSTAALVFYYVTGFFIAVSVIANVVETIPCRGSARRSSREQPCGERFPQAFFCMDTACVLIFTGEYLLRLFAAPSRCRFLRSVMSLIDVVAILPYYIGLLVPKNDDVSGAFVTLRVFRVFRIFKFSRHSQGLRILGYTLKSCASELGFLLFSLTMAIIIFATVMFYAEKGTNKTNFTSIPAAFWYTIVTMTTLGYGDMVPSTIAGKIFGSICSLSGVLVIALPVPVIVSNFSRIYHQNQRADKRRAQQKVRLARIRLAKSGTTNAFLQYKQNGGLEDSGSGEEQALCVRNRSAFEQQHHHLLHCLEKTTCHEFTDELTFSEALGAVSPGGRTSRSTSVSSQPVGPGSLLSSCCPRRAKRRAIRLANSTASVSRGSMQELDMLAGLRRSHAPQSRSSLNAKPHDSLDLNCDSRDFVAAIISIPTPPANTPDESQPSSPGGGGRAGSTLRNSSLGTPCLFPETVKISSL